Sequence from the Anaeromusa acidaminophila DSM 3853 genome:
ATCATCCGGCAAGAGATATGCAGGATACTTTTTATATTACGCCGGAGCTGTTGTTGAGAACCCATACCTCGCCAGTGCAGGCGCGGGTTATGCAGGCCAGCGAGCCGAATAGTCCGGTGCGGATTATTGCGCCCGGAAAAGTGTACCGTTGCGATTATGACGCCACGCACTCGCCGATGTTTCATCAGGTAGAAGGCTTGGTTATTGACAAAGAGATTAACTTTGCCGATTTAAAAGGGACCCTGGAACTTTTCATTCGGGAAATCTTCGGATCTGATACTGGAGTTCGCTTTCGGCCAAGCTTCTTTCCTTTTACAGAACCGAGCGCAGAAGTGGATATTTCTTGCGTAATTTGCCAGGGCAAAGGCTGCCGGGTCTGCAAACAAACTGGATGGCTGGAAATTTTGGGTTCCGGCATGGTGCATCCGCGGGTGCTGGAGTTGAGCGGTTATGATCCGGCTAAGGTGCAGGGCTTTGCTTTTGGCATGGGCGTGGAACGCATTGCTATGCTGTTATACCGCATTGACGATCTGCGGTTGTTTTACGAAAATGACGTTCGCTTTTTGCGGCAGTTTTAATTGTACAAAGGAGGATACTCATGCGCACATCCATTGAATGGCTTAATGATTATGTAACGATTCAGACTGCGCCGCAAGAATTAGCGGATGCATTAACCATGGCTGGAATTCCTGTAGAGGAAATTGAATACCAAGGACAAGGCTTGGAAAAAGTGGTGGTCGGCAAAATTGAAGAAATTTTGCCTCATCCTAATGCAGATAAACTGCGTATTTGTCGTGTTAATGTCGGCGCGGCGGAGCTGCTGCAAATTGTGACTGGCGCTGCGAACGTGCAAGAAAAGGATGTAATTCCTGTTGCCTTAGAAGGGGCGCACTTGCCGAACGGAGTATCGATTAAAGCCAGCAAGTTGCGGGGCGAGCCTTCTTACGGCATGCTTTGCTCTGCCAAAGAGCTGGGGATTGATTCGGAAGAACTGCCGGAGGAGCAGCGCAGCGGCATTTATATTCTGCCGGCTGATACGGCTATTGGTCAGGGAATCCAAGATGTGCTAGGCTTGAATCAGGTTATTTTAGGCTTTGAACTGACAGCCAATCGTCCGGATTGCTTCAGTGTTATTGGCTTGGCGCGGGAAGTTGCCGCTTTAACAGGAGCTTCTTTGAAATTACCGGAAATTAAAGTTCAAGAAGATTCGGCTTTACCCCAAGCAAGTGAAACCGTAACTGTGCAAACGGCTTGCCCGGATT
This genomic interval carries:
- the pheS gene encoding phenylalanine--tRNA ligase subunit alpha produces the protein MENQLQALQAEALQEMQQAQTVAALNELKVKYLGKKGSLTAVLRGMGALSPEERPRIGALVNEVRAKLEELLDERAGALKAAELQERLEKETIDITLAGRTSFSGHVHPLMLTLDRIKAVFMRMGFAVAEGPEVEEDSYNFEALNLPPDHPARDMQDTFYITPELLLRTHTSPVQARVMQASEPNSPVRIIAPGKVYRCDYDATHSPMFHQVEGLVIDKEINFADLKGTLELFIREIFGSDTGVRFRPSFFPFTEPSAEVDISCVICQGKGCRVCKQTGWLEILGSGMVHPRVLELSGYDPAKVQGFAFGMGVERIAMLLYRIDDLRLFYENDVRFLRQF